The genomic interval gagcaactgaactgaactgaactgaatgatgagtgatatggagcatcttttcatgtgcttattgaccattcgtatattttctttggagaaatgtgtattcaagtcctttgcccatttttgattagtttgtttttgtgttgATAAATTGTAGGGGTTCTTTGTATCTTCTGCATATTAACCTCTTATGAGACATATGATTAGAATATACATTTCTTGATCCAGGAGCCTGTCTTAAGGTTCTTTTAATTTCCCCCAAAGCACTTGGCACCTTGTAGATATTCAACAAAAGCTTTGTGAAATACTAGCCACAACATGTGGGAGGTCAGAGGCCACTTGAAACTGCAAAAGGAATATGAagagcattttccaggcaagtccAAGACTCTGGAGGGAAGCTGGGGAATCAAGGAGCCTTCTGTTCCCAAAGGATTACCTTGGAGATGGAGAGGAAGGAGCAGAGACTAGACTAAATGAACTCTTGGCCTTTATTAAAAAGAAGGCAAGGAAAGTCCCCCTTTCCAAACATCCCTGGAATAGACATGCTGCAGGTTGGGCTATGGGAGGTCAGGTGGACAAGTGGACCCCCTGAAGAGAACAGTCCCAGGGCAGGGCACATGCCTCTGAGCATCTGAAAGACCCTGGAGGGTGAAAGGAAGCAGGGCACAGCACACACGACCTCTATGTCTAAACGTATGCTGGTGGGACTCCTCCTTATGAGGGTAGGCAGGGTGACCCCTGGAGCTCCAGACATCCAGCCAGCAGGTGGAACCTGTGAATGGCCGAATCCTTACCTCCTAGATACACAGAATGTTTGGGGGCTTCTCTGTGTCCTGGGAACAGGATGTGGTGACTGCAGGCTTGGGCTAAGAGGATGCTGCTGGAGAGATAAAGGGATTTGGTGCTCTTCCTTACCTAGGGTGTTGTGAGGATGAAGGAGGTAGGGGATGCCCAGACCCAGGTTCCTTGCTGTGGATCAGAGAAGCTGTGGGTGTCCTGGCAGAGGGCCCCAGGGGAGATGTCTGTTCCCCATCAGGACAGCGGGACACTGAGCCTTCAGCCCTGTGGGAGGTGGGCCTGGAGGTGGGATGAGGTGGGCTagacttgttttctgtttgtgcTTCAGTAGAACACTTTCTCCAGATAGGCATTCAGGAACATCCCCGTGGGGTCCAGCTTTTCTCGGATGGCACAGAACCTCTGGAAGGCCGGGTACATTTTCTCAAAGTCCTTCCGGGTACAGttgtgggcctgaggaagcaacCGGAGACAACAGGCCTTGTTTCCCGGAGCCGGCATTTCAGCGGGGCTGCAAACCTGTGTCTGTGTGCCTGCATGTGTGATCCCCCATCCCTTGGCACACACAGAGCACATGCGTGCAggtatatgcatgcacacactcataaACCAACATGCGTGTACCACACCCATGTCTGCATGTATGcacatgtatacatgcatataggCTCATGCACAAACACATGtgttatgtgtgtgcacatatgcacacacatacatgcatgcacatacatataatGTGAAGAGCCCAAACAGGAGGGAGGAAGTTCTtggaaagcagagaaggaagcGGTTAAAATGCAGTATTAAAGTTCCCGTTCCATTTGCCATCGGGCAGTGGAGGGGGCTCTGGCCCCAGTTCTACTGCTAATTAGTAAGTCCCATCATCTCTGAGAGACCCCTAGTTTCCTGTCTGCTGAATGGACTCATTGCCTTAGCCTGCTTATAGGGTTtctatgagaattaaataaaatgaaaagtgagcACTAAAAACTTGAAGGGAACTACAGTCACTGGGCTGCTGGAACATGAATGCAGAGAAGCTGGTTTAGTTGAGGTGGTGGAGGTCCTCCTTCCTCTGACTTGCTCAGCTCACGGTTTCCCCAGGAGGTTGGAGCCCTGGGCAGGCAGGACAATAGGGAAGAGAGGCACCCTCTGGTGGAAGCCCTGGCTCACAGTAGCTGCCCAGCTCCCACCCATGGTGAGGCTCCAACAGACGCGTCTTACCTTGGCCCAGTGGGGCCTGCCTCCCACCTTCTTCATGATGGTCTCATAGGCCAGCCAGTAGTCCAGCCGCGGTACGTCCTTGCCATAGGGCCTGAGGAGGGGGCAGAAGGAGGTGAGGCTATGCTCTTGTCTTGTGTGGTCTCACCCATGGTTATCAGGCATCTTGCCCAGCACTTGTCCACACAGCACGGATGGCAGTGACTCAGCATCCTGCAGCTTTTGCTCAGACGGATTTGGAAAAAGTTTACAACctcttacatatattttaactGTCAACTGAAAGTtgctgtatttttgttgttgttcagtcattcagtcatgtccgactccttgcaaccccatgtgtATGAgtgtgaataattttaaattaatacatttttttcctctgtgtgtgtgtatatatacacacacacttatttgggcttccctggtgacttagtggtaaagaatccacctgccaatgcaggagatgtgggagacatgggttgggaggattccctggaggaggaaatggcaacctactccagtattcttgcctggaaaatcccatgaacagagggaaaatcctatgaacagaggagcctggtgggctacagtccatagggttataagagttggacatgactgagtgactaagcatagcacatacaGTTATTTAAAGATTTGAATTTTAAATctaaatagtttaaaatgtaaattttaaaaatttaatgtaaagattatttaaaagatatatacaaaaatcttaaataaatagatatataaatatttctatcaGAATCACCTCATTTGATGTATGGAAATCACAGCCAATATAACCTAGTTGGTCAGTCCTTGCTGCAAAGTCAGACTTACTGACAGAGAAGAATCAGAACTCACAAAAACTCAAATGTTATGATGCAGCCCCCAGGCGAATTTTCTTGCTTCTGAATTTGGATTCACTGGCAGGGACAAAATGGACAGACATCTTGAGGACTGAGCCAGGCCCTAAGTTTGTCCCTGCGTGAAATAAGCTGCCTTCTGTTCAGTGTGggtttctgaaattctcttttctGGCTTCCGGACCCCCCTCCAGGGCAGCGCCCTCTTAAATTGTCCCTTGGGATCCCCTGAGTTTGGGggtattttacagatgggagaaATAAAGCATAGTAAGATTCAGGCTGGGTGAGAGGTGGTCTGTTTGTCTTTTACAAAGTCAGGGAAGGACTAGTATCAGTGGTGGATGGGAAGGAAGATAGATGTGTCTTAAGCAAGGAGTTTTAGAAAAGATGAGTTTCTTAAACTGTGTGTGTCCTTAAGCCTCACATGGGAGGTCATTGCCCAACCAACTCAGGAAACAGTAACACAGTATGAGCGTAAGGTGTCTGCCTATGGCCCGGCGGAGCTGGCTAGATGGGCGCCGTGTCCAGGCATAACTCTGTTTTCTGCTGAACTGAAACCTGGCCTCACAGTCCTTCTCAACCCAATGTTCCGGGCTCTCAGAATCATTGCCTAGGGCAGCACATGAGACAGCATAAACTTGTCATTCCTTAATATCAGTTTTGCAAAGGGTAGCTTTGCATATTAACATTAACATTTGCCTgtattctcagtcactcagttgtgtctgactctttatgatcccataggctatagcccaccaggctcctgggattttccaggcaagaatactggaatgggttgccatgccttcctccaggggaatcttctggacccagggaattgaacctgtgattcctgcattggcaggtggattctttaccaccagaggaGCCCATTACGTATTACATATTAATTAATAGTACATATTAATAATATCTCCAATAATAACtaacaattataattattatatataaataaaacaattctaattaacaataatattatatattaattaacattaatGACCACATTAACACAGTACAGCTAGAAAGGGTAGTTGTTGGAACGGGAAGGAGAGAGACTATTTTCTGCTGCTaggaccagggaagtctccctggAGAAGGTGGCATTTGAACTGGCCTTGAaagctggggaaggagggaggggcccTTCGAAGGGCAGGGACCTGcttccccagccccgcccccgagCGAACCACTCACCTGTACATGATGATGTTCATGTAGCAGCTGTCGCGCTGGAAGCAGGGGCTCAGCAGGATGTCGTCCCCGCGAGTGAAGCGTACCTCCACGGGGTAGTGGGCCACTACCTTGGGGTTCGCCTCCAGCATGGCCTTCAGCTCCAGCAGGGCCTCTTTGGTCTTCTCTCTGCCCTCGGCCCAGGGTGGGAgaggggatggaacccagacctGAGGAAGGGGCCTCCGGAGATGTCCCATGAGGCTCAGCATGGCCCCCAGGAAGCCCCTTCCTCATGGCTTCTGCTCTTAAAGTCCTTCTCACAGAAGCAGAGAGCTACCTCCTGCTCCTGCTCCAGCCCCCAGGACCCCCACCCAATTGGAGGCTCTCCTCAGGTCTCTTTTCTGGCCACAGCTGTCCCAGGCCGTGGCCTCCTCTTCTTCAGATAGGATCAAGCCACTCTGATGCCAAGATTCCTACGTTTTCTAATAGTCCAGCCCTGAGAGTCTGGTGGCCCCAGCCCCTGAACACTGTGACAGAGGGATCTCCTGAGCCCTGAGCACTGATCCCCCTTTTCCTGGAGAAAGACAAAGAGGGGCAATTCAGAGAGGAAGCTGCAGTGAGTCGGGTACAGACCTAGCCTCCGTCTCAAGAGGGTCCCTCCCCGTGAAGAGGCCCCCAGCCTGCCAGGTGGGCTCTGCTAACGGAGGGACTGAACACAGGGTACAGTCTTTCAGAAGAACCAGATGCTGGCCACAAAGCCCTATGTTTCAAGTCTAAACCTGCTCTCCCAGCCTCATGGCTGGAGAGGGGCCAATGGGGAGAGTGGAGTGGATCCCTGGCTGGTTTCCCGAGAGGCACAATGGTGCAAGGACACTGAATGGGGATTTGGAACTTTCCGTTTCCCCCAGAAATAACAGgtaggatggggagcctggttggcAGTGCATAGGCTATGAGCAGGACCCAAAGGGAGCTATATGTTGCTGACCTACCCGCAGGGTGGCCCACTCGGCCCTTACCTGGGGATGGCCCAGTCCTGGACATGCTGCTTGAAGCGGCACTCGTAGGTGAAGATCTTGTGGCTGAGGTTGCAGTTTTCCTTCTTCCCGTTGAACAGGAGCCAGAAGAAAAAGCGATTGATCCAGCCCACAAGGCCTGGCAGGAAGGTGctggggggcagggcagaggggtCATGATCATCAAATTATCCAGCGGTTAAGTACTGGCTGTGTTGCGGGCAGTGGACCGAGTCCTTTACAAACCGGGGCTTCGTTCTCTACATCCTGTGCCACATGTGCTAATCTGCAGCCTGGAAATCCCTCCAGGGAACCTGAAGATCCCCCTGCAACACTCTCTCTGTGGCTGCCCAGGGCTCCAGTTATGGATTTTAGCCTACGTTTtattcttctctccctctttaaTGACTAGGTTGTTTTTAGTGTTAGAGTGTTTCATCTTAATcgtgatttaaaagaaaaaaaacacaaaatttagcCTCTTAACCATTGTTTAAGTGTGCAGTTccgtagtgttaagtatattcacatcaCTGAGCAGTGGATCTCCAGAATCTTGCAAAACCAAAACTCTTGTCTCCATTAAAAATtaactccccatttctccctccagCCTCCGGCAACCTCCATTCTTCTCCCACAACCTTCCATACTTCccgtctctgtgaatttgactgctCTGGCTGCCTCGTATAAGTGGAATCCTCAATATTTGTCCTCTTacgtgtctggcttatttcagtttTCATCATGTCTTCAAGATTCGCTCACATTGTAGCcagtgtcagaatttccttcctttttaaaggctgTCTGGTTTTCCATTGCATAGCTATATGTCCCATTTTGTTTAGTCATCAGTTGGATAGTTATGTTCACTTTTTGGTTGTGAACACAGATGTGCAAATGTCTCTTTGAAATTGTGCTTTCAGTTCTTTCTGACATATAGTcagaggtggaattgctgggtcataagggaAATTCTGTTTTTAACTGTTTGAGAAacctcatactgttttccatagtggctacaccagtttataTTCTCACCAAGAGTGCATGCGTCCTAAGTCGcatccaattctctgtgaccctgtggactgtagcccgtcaggctcctctgtccatgggatttctcaggcaagaatactggagggggttgccatttcctcctccaggggatcttcctgacccaggaattgaacctgtgtctactgcattggcaggcgtctttaccactgagccaccggggaagccaaaTCACCAAGACCCAATCCATCATTTAGCTTTCACCACTGCATCCTTGGGCACATGGCTCAGCAAGCGGCCCAGAGCTGCAAGGGTGAGGCCAAGTGGACGTGGTTTCCAGAAGCTACTAAGTGAGAGCCACATGGGCGGGGCTCACAGGCCATGGAGCTCCCTCAGAGCATGTGTCCCGGCCCGGGATGTGGCCACTGTGATTTAGAGCTCAATTTATTTGGATGCTTCCTGGCTTGGACTCCACAGACACAGGCACATAAAGCTGCCAGGCTGCTGTGATGGAAGGGGAGAGAAGTCTGGCTGGGCATTTTCCACTCTCACCCCCAATCCATCATCTGATGGAGCAATGGCCTCCAGGCTGGACTCACTGTCTTTAATAAGACACCAAAGTCTCCAAGATAAAAGACTAGATGGATACACTTTACAATAAGTTTAAATATGTCTATATaccataagggcttcccaggtggtaaagaatctgcctgtcaatgcaggagacacaagagaagtaggtttgatccctgggtcaagaagatctcctggagcaggaaatggcaacccactcctgtattcttgcctaggaaatcccatggacagaggagcctgctggcctacagtccagggggtctcaaagagtctgacacttagtggctgaacaacaacaatagcagcaACATACTTTAAATATGTGTTGCCTATATTATTTATGTGTATGAAACATTTCAAAAGTTTTTATCAGATGCCATTCCACGTCTTGGCTGAATATAGCATCACTGCTCAAGGACCCATAGGCCTTCCTCATCACTCATAGTTATGTGTCTGGTGCTTGAGCCTGAACACAGACTTCAGGCTGGGAAGGAGGTAAGAAACTGGACAATAGGAAGGTTCACATCACCCATGAGTCAGGGTGTGCAGCCTGGGCatgggtattttttaaaaaagctccaCAGGGTTGGAATTCACTGCTCTGGACCATGCAGACAGACCCAGTTTGCATGTCTGAAGGTGGGATGTTGTTCTCCTGATGGACCACATCCCCAGAAGTAGATGGCAGGTGCTGGGGAAAGATACAGTAGCATTCCTACCTGATCCAGAGTAGGAACTCCAGTAAGTAGAATCCAATAGCGTAGTCCCAGAACCAGTTGGCTGAAGAGGAGGGCGGCTGGGAAGCAGAGTCTGTGGTCAGTTCCGAGCTGGAGCTGAGTGTCCCAGGagagtgtgtgtgctgggggagggggaacccACTTGCCAGGATGATTGAAAGCCTCATTCTTGGTGGCACTGCCGATCCCCATGTCCTGTCCCCTTCTGTTTCGTGCTTATGTGATCGTTTTGCTCAAGACCAAGAAATGCCTATGTCTCTTCTCTGCAGAGCTGATGAGCCTGGTGTTCAGCAGTCACCCTTTATGAACCCCATGCCAGCCCCatacacatagtaggtgttctGGCCTTTGCCTGACTTGTCTGGTCAacattttcctgctgctgctgatgctaagtcgcttcattcgtgtccgactctgtgcgaccccatagatggcagcccaccaggctcccccatccctgggattctccaggcaagaacactggagtgggttgccatttccttctccaatgcatgaaaatgaaaagtgagagtgaagtcgctcagtcgtgtccgactgttagcgacctcatggatggcagcctaccaggctcctccatccatgggattttccaggcaagagtactggagtgggttgccattgccttctccaacatcttCCTAAGTGATggctttattttattctgctgAGAAGCAGCCTGTTTGCCAAGGACATGGTGGTGAGGAGACAGAACCATGGGTTTCTTCCCCTGGGGGGTGGGAAGGATGGGGTGCTGGAGTGAAGGTGGGATGTGCTAGCTGGCTTCTGAGGTCTATCCTGACTGCTTAGGACTCATTAGCCAGTCCTGCCAACacctctgtctctgcttcccaCATCTGGATTTTCCCTTGACCTCCTACTCCTGTATCCCTGCTCACAGACTCATGGACCCTTACTGGGAccaccttccctctccttccacccTCTGGCATTTAGTGCTTCTCTCCTCATGCTCAGGGATGTTCACCCTTTGCTTTTCCTCTCATCTCTCACCGATCATCAGGATGATAATAAGTGTTAGGTGCCCTGGGAGCTGGGCAGTGTTGGGGAATGGGGAAGATGCCCACAGCTACCTTGTTGGTGTGGTCCTGGTAGATTACACTGACATTCTCACTGTGTGGGAACCAGAGAAAGCGGAAGTATTCGGATTTCTTCAGGTGACTGTCCAGGTTGTCAAGAACCTGAGAAAGGAGCAGAGATTGTGTTGGTCACATTTGATGGTGGGGATGCTGGAAGTTGGGCCCCCCCATcaaaagaaaatatccaaaattGTCCTAACATTGCCAAATAACAAGGGGTGTGTCCTATAAGATGCTGGACGTCAAGTAGTAAGGAATCTatcgccaatgcaggagatgcaagagacacagtttcgatccctgggttgggaagatcccctagagaaaggaatggcaacccactccagtattcttgcctggataatcccatggacagaggagcctggtgggctaccgtccatggaatcacaaagagttggacacgactgagcacacgcatgcCACGGGCATTAAAATGGTCCACTTTTTAGGCTGACTTCATTGAATTATGCAGAGGATAAAAATGAGTTCTCGGTTATCCTGACTTGAACAAAGACTAGCTGTATAAGTTTGGGCaagtgcctcaatttcctcatctgcaaaataggatTAACAACAGTATCTATGTCAggattgttatgaagattaaacaCACTAAGGCCTAGAAAGCCCTTAATGTGGTGTCATGAGCGCGGTAAGCTCCACACAGgagtaagctgctgctgctaccatCACTCTTCCACTGCCGTTGGCAGCATCACTGTCATCCTCTCTTATTCCCACAACCCCTGACACTGCAGTGGGCTTTAATAAAACGAACAGGAGTGTCTGACTCTGAATGGCTCATCCGTATACGTCGAGATGTCACAGAGCAAGTCATCTCTCCCTGACACCCATCAGGCTGACACATGACAGATtctgagccacaggagatgcagatttgggGTTTGACAGgcagctgggagggagggggagagtgcTGGTTTTGGAGTAAGTTCTGGATTCAAGTCCTGGCCTGGTGACTTGGCAGCTGCACAACCTTGCGGATCCATATCCCTGGAGCCTTGGTTTCCCACCCTCCCCAACAACACATGGGCAGTTGTacaaatgaaatgagataatctaTGCTGAAGCTCCTGAGTAGAGTGCCTGCCTGTGGCATGTACCCAGTGGAGAGTTTAGGTTCTGAATGTGAGCAATCCTGGCACACATCTGGGGATCTAGCCCTATTCCCCACCAGGTTCCCAGCTGCGAGTTTCAGGAAGCAGCATCTCTTCATCTGTAGAACCAAGACAGAAATAGctttctgtccttttcttccttccttccttctttccttccaggaCTCTTGAGAGAACCAAGGGAGGTCATGGATATGAAAGTAGTTTACAAGCTGTaaacacagcaaggagatcaaaccagtcaatctgaaagggaatcaaccctgaattctcattgggaagactgacgctgaggctgaagttccaatactttggccacttgctgccaagaatcaactcattggaaaagactctgttgctgggaaaaattgaaggcaaaaggagaagggggcagcagaggatgaaatggttggatggcatcactgactcaatgaacatgaagttgagcaaactctgggagatagtgaaagacagggaagcctggtgcgctgcagtccatggggtcacaaagaactggacacaactcagcaactgaacaacaacaaaaaccacctGTGATTTCCATATCTGGccatgaaggaaggaaaaaccaAGGTGAAACACCAAGGAATGAGTCCATCTAAAACTTCAATTTGGAGCACCTGGGAGCAGTGGAATTTTAGGATTCTGGGTCCTGGTCATCACTTCAGGGAGGACCCCTGACTTGTTAACTGATGCTTGATGGGGCCCAGGAGATACAGGAATGGGCGGACCATTGTCACCTTCCAGTGACCTGGCTGCCATCCCCAACCTCCCCTGCCACACGTCAGCCCAGGCTGTGGGTCACCCAATTGCATCTCTGTTCATATCTCTCCAGCCTTCCCCTAAAATCGGCTCCTGCTAACGTGGCTTAGTCCAGGCCCTTCTTAGCTCTCACTGGCTCTTCTGCACTAGCCTCataattttccccatttttcatcTTTCCAGACAACATCTACAGGGAAGCATTCCAAGACACAGCTCAAAAATCCCCAGCAGTGCTCCATTTCCAATGGAATCGAGCCCGAATAGTTCAGCACTAAGAGGACTTCTTCCACACACtctgtccagttctgttgccacTGCCCACAAGTGACCACATGAAAAGGGTCAGATCTGAATTCAGATGTGCTGTAACTCAGATGCTCAACTcaaccccacccctacccccaccaatGCTGTCTCCTTCCATTCTAAGTGgtgtttatttattatattacatCCATCCCAGAAGTATATTACAGGTACTGAAGCATACATCTGTCCTGAAAGTCATCAAGCCTCTCATTCACATTTGGTTTCTTCTCGAGGACAGACATcagcacatttttttctgttaagggcTAGATAGTAAATATATTAGGCTTTGCtctctctgtttcctcacctctgCTGTGgtagcatgaaagcagccacCGACAATACGTTAATGAGGATCGTTGTGGTGTGtcaagaaaactttatttataaaagcaggTAGTGACCCAGATCTTGCCTGTGGGCCAGTTTCCCAAACCCTCATCCTATCCACTGCCATAGGGACTTGGACACAGTAAATGCGGCAGggttctttgctgttgttgttcagccgctcagtaatacccgactctttgtgaccccgtggattgcagcacacccgggttccctgtccgtcaccatctcctggagtttgctcaaactcatgtctattgagtcggtgatgccatccaaccatctcatcctctgtcatccctttttcttcctgccttcaatctttcccagcatcatagccttttctaatgagttggcttcgcatcaggtggccaaaatattgcaacttcagcttcagcatcagttcttccaatgcatattcagggttaatttgtttaggatgggctggttggatctccttgcagtccaggggactctgaagagtcttctccaacaccacagtctgacagtatcaattctttggcgctcagccttaaTGGTTCAACCCTCACattgtacatgactcctggaaaacactatatggacctttgtccacaaagtgatgtctctgctttttaatatgctgtctaggtttgtcgtagattttcttctaaggagcaagtgtcttttcatttcatggctgcagtcattgtccacagtgattttggagtccaagaaaagaaagcgCCCTATGATTCCTTATTGGAAGAGGAGGCCCTCTTCTGCTGGGCTGTAGATCCGTGAAAAGTTCAGGAAGAAACACCAGGTCCCTGTCACTATCACTTCCATCCTGACTGGGTGATGGACCCATGGCCCATCTCCTCTGGGCAGAACTATTTCTCCTGGGAGGATAGGAACATGGTCTGGAGCTCTGCCTGGAGGATGGGACTGAGAGAGTGGAAaatcccccttccctcctgtcccAGCCTCCGGGGCCTTCCCAGGTTGCCCAGAATCTCAGCAGTAAAAGTAACGGTGGCACCCCTTTCTGGGCGCCCAGGTTCCCACCAAAATGGAGTAATGGAGCCACTTTCACAGCACACTTTGTGCCTCTCTCCTGGCATCTgtcatttcttttcctccctgcttTAGAGGGACAAGGCATATCTTTCCTCCCATGCTAAACTCCAAGCTCCTCCAGGCAGGCAGCATGTACCCCCCAGCTCTGTGTCCCTGTGGTCCCTAACTGAGCATTGTGTGGTCACTGAAGGATGGAGCCCCCTGCCCTGGACCCATCCCACTGTGACTCTCTTCAGGGCCTACAAACAATCCTATCTGGGGGAGGAGGGTCCCC from Bos mutus isolate GX-2022 chromosome 8, NWIPB_WYAK_1.1, whole genome shotgun sequence carries:
- the LOC102268085 gene encoding L-gulonolactone oxidase isoform X2, which produces MYFQPTSVEEVREVLALARQQNKRVKVVGGGHSPSDIACTDGFMIHMGKMNRVLKVDTEKKQVTVEAGILLADLHPQLDKHGLALSNLGAVSDVTAGGVIGSGTHNTGIKHGILATQVLDNLDSHLKKSEYFRFLWFPHSENVSVIYQDHTNKPPSSSANWFWDYAIGFYLLEFLLWISTFLPGLVGWINRFFFWLLFNGKKENCNLSHKIFTYECRFKQHVQDWAIPREKTKEALLELKAMLEANPKVVAHYPVEVRFTRGDDILLSPCFQRDSCYMNIIMYRPYGKDVPRLDYWLAYETIMKKVGGRPHWAKAHNCTRKDFEKMYPAFQRFCAIREKLDPTGMFLNAYLEKVFY
- the LOC102268085 gene encoding L-gulonolactone oxidase isoform X1; translated protein: MYFQPTSVEEVREVLALARQQNKRVKVVGGGHSPSDIACTDGFMIHMGKMNRVLKVDTEKKQVTVEAGILLADLHPQLDKHGLALSNLGAVSDVTAGGVIGSGTHNTGIKHGILATQVVALTLLTANGTILECSESSNAEVFQAARVHLGCLGVILTVTLQCVPQFHLQETTFPSTLKEVLDNLDSHLKKSEYFRFLWFPHSENVSVIYQDHTNKPPSSSANWFWDYAIGFYLLEFLLWISTFLPGLVGWINRFFFWLLFNGKKENCNLSHKIFTYECRFKQHVQDWAIPREKTKEALLELKAMLEANPKVVAHYPVEVRFTRGDDILLSPCFQRDSCYMNIIMYRPYGKDVPRLDYWLAYETIMKKVGGRPHWAKAHNCTRKDFEKMYPAFQRFCAIREKLDPTGMFLNAYLEKVFY